In Podarcis muralis chromosome 14, rPodMur119.hap1.1, whole genome shotgun sequence, one genomic interval encodes:
- the PGAP6 gene encoding post-GPI attachment to proteins factor 6, whose translation MAPGPLVLALLVLLAPADPSPPPPPAKEVRSSNGGGGGPDDRSFVAEYFVQGAQKLSFYSWYANARLFRFRVPEDTVQLRWLLQASQGRGPDCGSTNVTVHFRHGAPPVINPLGTQFPANTSVRLAYNLTTTLATLVQNTTFINVTGPAAGDWFMVAHLPKAAGKIEVKGISTPCTYSFQPDMFVLRVIDSLILEPDTPAQQTIAQPARPLHAKIFVPGYSAALHFELGGCKVNTSSPCALRVTLGSATLPSRSQKVLNCSGDCSGVLASPPWEKWLPITVESLSGPGTSVSFQLKASFTVCKPDRASSFLSFYHSLNRSQEAPLPGGSPNATLLTGAGAAHNPLGQSSRCLRNQPVIREDLDVVSLHFRVLGDVGVPVQAEPPALLLFNLNSGMDSGGTLVLNLALNQTDWSLGNASVWACLSASSPVLSVNATRGCHTAFSQGYPLNVSTSSPDATLIIPYPETANWFLSLQLLCPEGVGECDKAKAQVSVVTLLSPCFDNCGTYGQCSLLGRSYPYAGCSCKAGWSGWSCTEDTKAQPVGTQILATLLLTLSNLFFLPAIAVALYHYHLVEASVYAFNMFFSTFYHACDQPGIAVMCIMDYDTLQFCDFFGSVVSIWVTVLCMARLEKTLKYVLCVLGTLFIAMSLQLDRRGVWNMMGPCLVALLIMIAAWVHRGVTRRDCYPPSWKRWAFFLCPGITLAVVAIMVYAFIQTKENYFYTHSIWHILVASSVAFLLPPGDKLQNPWDWSRKLLCRYQICKNDREELYAVT comes from the exons ATGGCGCCCGGCCCGCTGGTGCTGGCGCTGCTGGTGCTCCTGGCCCCCGCCGACCcctcaccgccgccgccgcccgccaagGAGGTGCGGAGCAGCAACGGCGGAGGCGGAGGTCCCGATG ACCGGTCCTTTGTGGCGGAGTATTTCGTCCAGGGCGCCCAGAAGCTCTCCTTCTACAGCTGGTATGCCAACGCCCGGCTCTTCCGCTTCCGCGTGCCAGAGGATACCGTCCAGCTGCGCTGGCTCCTTCAGGCGTCCCAGGGAAGGGGTCCCGACTGCGGCAGCACAAACGTCACCGT CCACTTCCGCCACGGTGCCCCTCCTGTCATCAACCCCCTGGGCACGCAGTTCCCGGCCAACACAAGCGTCCGCCTCGCCTACAATCTGACCACGACTCTGGCCACGCTGGTGCAGAACACCACCTTCATCAATGTCACAGGACCTGCCGCAGGCGACTGGTTCATGGTGGCCCACCTGCCCAAGGCCGCAGGGAAGATTGAGGTGAAG ggCATCTCAACGCCATGCACCTACAGCTTCCAGCCGGACATGTTTGTGCTGCGCGTCATCGACTCGCTGATTCTTGAGCCCGACACTCCTGCGCAGCAGACCATTGCCCAGCCCGCCAGGCCCCTTCATGCCAA GATCTTTGTCCCCGGCTACAGTGCTGCGCTGCACTTTGAGCTGGGCGGCTGCAAGGTGAACACTTCAAGCCCCTGCGCCCTCCGTGTCACACTGGGCTCTGCCACGCTGCCTTCGCGCTCCCAGAAGGTGCTCAACTGCTCCGGGGACTGCAGTGGCGTCCTTGCTTCACCGCCGTGGGAGAAGTGGCTGCCCATCACGGTGGAAAGCCTCAGCGGCCCTGGGACCAGCGTCTCCTTTCAGCTGAAGGCCTCCTTCACAG TGTGCAAGCCTGACAGGGCCAGCTCCTTCCTCAGCTTCTATCACAGCCTGAACCGGAGCCAGGAGGCACCTTTGCCGGGAGGAAGTCCCAACGCCACCCTGCTCACGGGAGCCGGGGCAGCGCATAACCCCCTTGGCCAAAGCAGCCGCTGCCTGCGCAACCAGCCTGTCATCCGCGAAGACCTGGACGTGGTGTCTCTGCATTTTCGTGTCCTTGGAGACGTTGGTGTGCCTGTGCAGGCCGAGCCCCCAGCTTTGCTCCTCTTCAACCTGAACTCGGGCATGGATAGCGGGGGGACCCTGGTGCTGAATCTGGCCCTTAACCAG ACCGACTGGAGCCTTGGGAATGCCTCGGTGTGGGCCTGCTTGAGTGCCAGCTCCCCTGTGCTCTCTGTGAATGCCACGAGGGGCTGCCACACAG CTTTCTCCCAAGGCTATCCGCTGAACGTATCCACCTCTTCTCCAGACGCTACACTCATCATCCCGTACCCAGAAACGGCCAACTGGTTCCTGTCCCTGCAGCTCCTCTGCCCGGAGGGTGTGGG ggaATGTGACAAAGCCAAAGCCCAGGTGTCCGTTGTGACCTTGCTCAGCCCCTGCTTCGATAACTGCGGGACGTATGGGCAGTGCAGCCTCCTGGGCCGCAGTTACCCTTATGCCGGGTGCAGCTGCAAAGCGG GCTGGAGTGGCTGGAGCTGCACGGAAGACACCAAGGCCCAGCCCGTCGGCACGCAGATCCTGGCCACGCTCCTGCTGACACTCAGCAACCTCTTCTTCCTGCCAGCCATCGCTGTTGCGCTTTACCACTACCACCTGGTGGAAGCCTCCGTTTACGCCTTCAACATGTTCTTCTCCACC TTCTACCATGCCTGTGACCAGCCCGGCATTGCAGTGATGTGCATCATGGATTACGACACGCTGCAGTTCTGCGACTTCTTTGGCTCTGTGGTCTCCATCTGGGTGACCGTCCTGTGCATGGCTCGActggagaagaccctgaaatAT GTCCTCTGTGTGCTGGGGACCCTGTTCATCGCCATGTCACTGCAGCTGGACCGCCGAGGGGTTTGGAACATGATGGGGCCCTGCCTCGTTGCCCTCCTCATCATGATTGCAGCTTGG GTTCACCGTGGCGTGACCCGGCGCGACTGCTACCCGCCCTCCTGGAAGCGCTGGGCTTTCTTCCTCTGCCCTGGGATCACCCTGGCTGTGGTGGCCATTATGGTGTATGCCTTCATTCAGACCAAAGAGAACTACTTCTACACGCACAGCATCTGGCACATCCTGGTGGCCTCCAGCGTGGCCTTCCTCCTCCCACCTGGAGACAAGCTCCAGAATCCGTGGGACTGGTCCCGCAAGCTGCTCTGCCGCTACCAGATTTGCAAGAACGACCGCGAGGAGCTCTACGCGGTGACGTGA
- the MRPL28 gene encoding large ribosomal subunit protein bL28m: protein MPLHKIPPRLWDALKLQQGIYARLPAHYLRALQEEAAAPPLAVHWRPRGAQHVRNRRTGDRERVQDVPVPVYFPPESQQGLWGGEGLVRGWRYARGDKLAARVKKIWKPQLFYRDLYSEILDKKLTITVTMRTMDQIDAVYGFDYYILKTPKAELCSKLGMDLKRTMLLRLARRDPSLHPDDPAKREAIYDKYKEFVIPEEEAEWVGLSLEEAVEKQRLLEKKDPVPLFKVYAEELVQQLEAQKLSESAEVQKV from the exons ATGCCTCTGCACAAGATCCCCCCGCGGCTGTGGGACGCGCTGAAGCTGCAGCAGGGCATCTACGCGCGCCTGCCGGCCCACTACCtccgcgcgctgcaggaggaggcCGCGGCGCCGCCCCTCGCCGTCCACTGGAGGCCCCGAGGCGCCCAGCACGTGCGGAACCGCAGGACCGGCGACCGGGAGCGCGTGCAGGACGTGCCCGTGCCCGTCTACTTCCCTCCCGAGAGCCAGCAGGGCCTGTGGGGCGGAGAGGGCCTGGTGCGCGGCTGGCGCTACGCCCGGGGAGACAAG CTTGCCGCCAGGGTGAAGAAGATCTGGAAGCCGCAGCTCTTCTATCGAGATCTCTACAGTGAGATCCTGGATAAGAAGTTGACGATTACAGTCACCATGCGGACGATGGACCAGATTGACGCTGTCTACGGCTTTGATTATTACATCTTAAAG ACCCCAAAAGCTGAGCTGTGTTCTAAACTGGGAATGGACCTGAAACGCACAATGCTTTTACGACTTGCCCGCCGGGACCCTTCCCTCCATCCAGATGACCCAGCAAAGAGGGAGGCTATTTACGACAAATACAAG GAGTTTGTGATCCCAGAGGAAGAAGCAGAATGGGTTGGGCTGAGTTTGGAAGAAGCTGTGGAAAAGCAGCGACTCCTGGAGAAGAAG GATCCTGTTCCCTTGTTCAAAGTCTATGCAGAAGAACTGGTGCAGCAGCTTGAAGCACAGAAACTTTCTGAATCGGCTGAAGTGCAGAAGGTCTAA